The Blautia hydrogenotrophica DSM 10507 genome window below encodes:
- the ylxM gene encoding YlxM family DNA-binding protein produces the protein MEEFVKQTFLYDFYGELLTKRQRQVYESVVLEDYSLSEVAQELGISRQGVFDMIKRCNKTLEEYEKKLHLVEKFLHIRRKVHQIHLLTEKYGAEDIAKISNEILEEL, from the coding sequence ATGGAAGAATTCGTAAAACAGACATTCCTATATGATTTTTATGGGGAATTGCTCACAAAGCGGCAGCGGCAGGTGTACGAGTCTGTCGTGCTGGAGGACTACTCTCTCAGTGAAGTGGCACAGGAGCTTGGGATTTCTCGGCAGGGAGTTTTTGACATGATAAAAAGATGTAATAAAACTTTGGAGGAGTATGAGAAGAAGCTACATCTTGTAGAAAAATTCCTTCATATTCGCAGAAAAGTACATCAGATTCATCTTTTGACGGAGAAGTATGGAGCAGAAGATATCGCAAAGATTTCCAATGAAATATTAGAGGAGTTATGA
- the ffh gene encoding signal recognition particle protein: MAFESLTEKLQNVFKNLRSKGRLTEADVKTALREVKMALLEADVNFKVVKQFIKSVQERAVGQDVMNGLNPGQMVIKIVNEEMVNLMGSETTEIPSKQGKEITIWMMAGLQGAGKTTTAAKLAGKMKSKGKKPLLVACDVYRPAAITQLQVNGEKQGVEVFSMGDKNHPVDIAKAAVEHAKNNQQNLVIIDTAGRLHIDEDMMRELEEIKAQVDVDATILVVDAMTGQDAVNVASAFAEKVGIDGVILTKMDGDTRGGAALSIKAVSGKPIYFVGMGEKLSDLEQFYPDRMASRILGMGDVMSLIEKVEASIDEEKAREMEKKFKKAEFGFDDYLESMNQMKNMGGISSILNMLPGIGGNKLKDIEGMIDEKDLARKEAMILSMTPQERANPAILNVSRKQRIARGSGVDISEVNRLVKQFEQTKKMMKQMPGMMGGRGGKRGGFRLPF; this comes from the coding sequence ATGGCATTTGAAAGTCTGACAGAAAAACTGCAAAATGTATTCAAAAATCTGAGAAGTAAGGGTCGGCTGACAGAAGCAGATGTAAAGACAGCGTTAAGAGAAGTGAAGATGGCGCTGCTAGAAGCGGATGTCAATTTTAAGGTCGTAAAGCAGTTTATTAAATCAGTTCAGGAAAGAGCAGTAGGCCAGGATGTCATGAATGGTCTGAATCCAGGACAGATGGTAATCAAGATCGTGAATGAAGAGATGGTCAATCTGATGGGAAGCGAGACCACAGAGATTCCTTCCAAGCAGGGAAAAGAGATTACGATCTGGATGATGGCCGGATTGCAAGGAGCAGGTAAGACAACCACGGCGGCGAAGCTGGCTGGAAAGATGAAATCAAAGGGAAAGAAGCCTCTGCTCGTGGCCTGTGATGTCTATCGTCCTGCGGCGATTACCCAGCTTCAGGTAAATGGCGAGAAGCAGGGAGTGGAAGTCTTTTCCATGGGAGATAAGAACCATCCTGTGGATATCGCAAAAGCAGCGGTGGAACATGCGAAGAATAACCAGCAGAATCTGGTGATTATCGATACTGCGGGTCGGCTGCATATTGATGAAGATATGATGCGCGAGCTAGAAGAGATCAAGGCACAAGTAGATGTGGATGCGACAATTCTGGTGGTGGATGCGATGACCGGCCAGGATGCGGTGAATGTTGCTTCTGCTTTTGCTGAGAAAGTGGGAATTGATGGGGTAATTCTGACAAAGATGGACGGTGATACCCGAGGCGGAGCAGCACTCTCCATCAAGGCAGTCAGCGGAAAGCCGATTTATTTCGTAGGTATGGGCGAGAAGCTTTCGGATTTGGAACAGTTCTATCCTGATCGTATGGCTTCTAGAATTCTGGGTATGGGCGATGTGATGAGCCTGATTGAGAAGGTGGAGGCATCCATCGACGAAGAGAAAGCCCGAGAGATGGAAAAGAAATTCAAAAAGGCTGAGTTTGGATTTGACGATTATCTGGAGAGCATGAATCAGATGAAAAATATGGGTGGAATTTCCAGTATCCTGAATATGCTCCCGGGTATCGGAGGCAATAAACTAAAAGATATTGAGGGGATGATTGACGAGAAGGATTTAGCTCGGAAAGAAGCAATGATTTTGTCCATGACTCCCCAGGAGCGGGCGAATCCCGCGATCTTGAATGTCTCGAGAAAACAGAGGATTGCGAGAGGTTCCGGTGTCGATATTAGCGAGGTAAACCGACTGGTGAAGCAATTTGAGCAGACGAAAAAGATGATGAAGCAA